TGTGTACGTATTGGCTGAAGACGAAGTTGTGAAGGTGTGCAGGGGATGGAAGAGGTTCGCCAGATTAAAAAATCTTCGCGTGGGGGATTTATGCAAGTTTGAGTTGATTCCTGTACAAGAGACCACTCTACGGGTGTCAATTAACCGCTAGTTAGTGATGGGATTACGAGTATCTGCCAGTCGTTTTTTGGAAGGTATTTGTATTTCAAAAAGGCGGTCTTAGTGATCTTGTTTATGTTATGTCATATGTATGGGTTGTACAATATGTGACTTGTTATTATGGTTGAAACTTGAATGTTATGAAACTAGTGTGTTAAGAATGAAAATTGGAATAATAAACTTATCCGCCCTACATAGTTCGTCATTTTCGAATATTAGATTTCCAATAGCACACACACCCAAATCAACACAACACAGAAACGAACTGTCTCTGCAGCCAAATCAATATAACATAGAAACGAAAGTGTCTCTACAAACATAGTCtcttacataaataaaagttcTCAATCATAATGGGTGAATGATCGAAGGAAAACAGGAGACTTAGTAGCTCTTTCACATAGGTAGCATACAAGCTTCATATTTGGGGCATCCTCTACTGAGTTTGATGACCTCTCTTTGCGGCagacagaaaaagaaaaaaagaaaagatcgaaaatgaatttaataagCAACAAGTCATAACACACTAGTTATCGATATCGACACTAATCCATACCTCTGCCCACATTTTATGTGCTATCTCATCTCTAAATCGGCTCCAGTCCGTAGTGACCTGAATTCCATCGACGTAGTCGGTTTCTCTCGACTCATCTTCAGTACTCCCATCGCCAGTCCAATTGTCAATCAATTCATCTAACGGATCCACCGCCATCTTGCCCCGCACATAATTATGGAGTAGGAAGCAACACATGATGAGACGAACTTGAACTTTGATCGGGTAAAATGAAGCACTCCTTAAAATTCCCCATCGCATCTAACGCCATTTCAATAACGTTTCTAGCTTTGGTGTGTCGCATATTGTACAACTCAATAGGATTCTGAGGCCTAATACATCTGGGCCCCATTCTTTTAAGTGGTACCTTACGCCTCTGTATGGGTTAAAAAATCCAAGGCTATTGGCGTAGCCATTGTCACAGAGGTAATAGTTTCCTATTTTAAACCAAAGCCGTAAGCAAGCGTTTCAATCAACAAACAACTTTATTTACCcaaattatgttaaataaatgagtAGATTACCAATAGGAACTTTGAAGCCATTAGGTTGAGTAATGGCGCTCCTCAAAACACGAGCATCTCCCGCAAACCTTCCCACCCGGCAAGACATAGGTGAAACGCATGTGCCTGTCACACCCAGCTAAAGTATTCGTGGTGATTTGGCCCTTCCTATTCCTATTCCtgaattttggtttgtctTCACCTCCGACTAACACATTGATGAAGGTTCCACCAAGCGCACCGAGACAACCCTAAAACATTGAAAACTATTAACAAATATCTAGAATGCATAAGTGTACTCTTTTATCACAAGTGCATACGTACCTGAAAATTCTTCCACCACCAATCTACACAACCTTCATTGATCGGCTCAGGCTTGTCAAGGAATTTACCTTGCATCCGAAAAATACCACACAACTACCAAAAGCATTTCGATCCATCTGGAGGTTAACGAGACAATTTATATTGCTAACACCCACAAGTCGATTCATGTGACTCATTTGAGTAGGTATTCGGCCTAGATGTTGTATGGGAGGACATTCTTCAACCGCCTTCTCTTTCTCTGTTTATTTAATCGACTAATGATCTGATGCAAAATAGAAATCCTTGCTACTTGGTGTTTTTGTGTAATGTCTTCAACCAAAACCAACGCATACTTTTCTTGCTTCGTAAACCGATCCATTATGACTAGCAAGAAAGCAGAATCAGACcctaacaaaattttgtaaattgtaatcaaAATAAAGACGAATGTATACAAATTacacaaaattcaattcaagTGACCTTTTTTTCCAGAATTGCAATTTCGTATGAATTACCCACACCACATAACAGTGGACAACCACAATGAATTTTACATACAAATTAAGCCCAAAAAATGCAAAGGACGACGAAGACAATGAAATCAGTAAGtaataacacaatttcaaGCTCCAATCGATTGTTATGTACTAAAGAATGAACACTGGACCAAATTAATAACGCAAACGCCAATCTCCGCAGGCGTCGACCTACTGTCCTAGATTTGCAGCCATTGAGGTTAATAAATTCGATTCAAGTGTTAAGGTGTTTAAGAATTGCAATTTCGTATCTATTTCCCACACCCCATAACAGTAGGCAACCACAATGAATTTCACATGGAGTACAAATTAAGCCCAAAAAATGCGAATTGCGATAAAGACGGTAAGTGACAACATAATTTCAAGATCCAAACGGTTGTTGTGTACAAAAGAATGAAcctttgaccaaattaaaaacGCAAGCACCAATCTCCGCAGGCGTCAACCAACTGTGCTCGATTTGCTGCCTCCAGGGTTCCAAATTCTTTGTTGGTAGTTTGTACTCAGGCTCGATATTGCAGAAGTGAAATAAACTTCCAATAGTGGGAACAGATGAGAgtataaaagtaaatttattttactaactgGATCGTTGTTCAAGACCAATATATGTATTAGAGGGGTAGGTGCTGATATGAAAAATGTGCATTTTCAGCATTTATTACTTGGGCCTTCGTTTATTCAGCGGCCAgacacttttattttagtaccCCTCTAGAAGCAGCTAAATGACCTTAATACCTATATATCCATACATAAGATGTATcgaaatacataaaaatattaaaaaataatttccgGGCACTTGATTACTTCGTTAGAGAGAGTCCACATTAACGCCGTCCAAGTAGGGCGGCATTGTTGCATGCTCATTGCTGCCAtgctattgatttttaatatctCCATTTACTCTAACATCTGTAACTGCTTTATAtacaaatactactagtattaagAAGTTGAATAGCTGAAGCCATATTTAAttacatatgcatattttttaaatttacagCACATGTTTTACTTTAGTGTTACTCGTCAATTTATTATAAGAGTACTTTAAATTTTGCAAaggtatttataaattataaaataaagcgAACATATTTTGCaacatttacatatataatcaaattctattactattaattacttGTAGGAACCATTACTAGGATCCATTTCTCGACCGACCCATAGTCACATCTTTCCCTTTCGATTTATCCACAATaacagttttatcaaaatatttatttatttattttcatctaaTTTATCCACCTTTTTCTAATTCTCtcccaattaaaaaaaatcaaatgtgcaaacataaaattccaaaaatggGAGATTATTGCAGGTTTATGATAATACCAGGGAGACCTCAGCTTAGGTTGGTAGGTAGGTGATAAATTTCTCTCACTCGCAATTTCATTATCGCCACCTACTCCCATGGCTATttcatagtagtaatattcTCATACTGTTGCATTCACACCTATTTTCATATTGTTGATTTGTTAATTCTTTTAATTGGACCGATTGAAGCATTATTCCTCTCTGTGGCCTCAAGTCTGGTATATCTCTCCCATTCTGCTCGACGACATTTTCTGGCATCTCAATAATCAACAacccattttcttttcttggtcatcttgtatatatatggatCTAACTTCTAACTTTATAAGTTCTCCCCACTTCTGAAAATTGTTAGGTGGTTTAAGATATTGGAGCTATGGACTTCTTGGCAACATCCGAAGGACAACTAGTAGTTGGAGTTGCTGTTGGTCTCATAGCTATTGCTGCTGCCTATTTCTTGCTTTCCTCCAACAAGCCCAAAGGTTTGCTCATTCCATTTCTGTATGTGAGTGAGTGGTGTCTGCTAATTTGCATGTAGCTTAGGCCTTAGAGAAAgtcaattttttattccaCGTAACTTATGGGTTAAAGATTCAATCTTGCCTGGTTTTAGGGattcaaatttacaaatttctGTTTGGATTAAGGGGTTTCTGCATTTATCCAcctaattttttccaaaagatTCTAGAATGATGTCTTCATATACATTCAAGATTTTACATACTATTATACTGGTCTTGGGCAATTGGCAGTGTGCTTGGATGCTGAGAATTTCAAGGAATTTAAGCTTGTGAAGAAAACACAAATAAGCCATAATGTGGCCAAGTTCAGATTTTCTCTCCCTACCCCAACATCTGTATTGGGCCTTCCTATTGGACAGCACATTAGCTGCAGGTCGAATATTGTGTCGTTTTTTACCATTGGAAGAGAAGGCATACTTAGGCTTGATTGATAATTTTGATTGCTTTTATCACACAGGGGTAAGGATAGTCAAGGTGAAGAGGTCATTAAACCATACACACCAACTACTTTGGATTCTGATGTTGGATACTTTGAATTAGTTATAAAGGTACATTTAGGACTTTTGTTTATTAGAGTATCATACTTATGCCATTCTTGGGTCTCATTTGGTTTACTTTGTGATATTTTGCAATTACAGATGTATCCACAAGGGAGAATGTCTCATCATTTTAGAGAAATGAAGGAAGGTGATTTTATGGCTGTCAAAGGACCAAAGGTACATGCTTTGTATTAATAAGACAATgtgatttctaattttatcgGTGTAAACGCCCTCTGATATCCTTCGTTACTTTTGAAACGATCAAAAGTTGAATAATTTTAGGACTCCGGTGTGTACTATGACCTATATCTTGCTAGCCCATCTATTGAGAGTGGAGCAAGTGACTACATGTGGTTATTCATTTGCATTTGCTAGTGCCATTGAGTGAAATTCTAGTATTTTTGTGGAATTTATTTGGTAATGCATCTGGAAGTCTACTCTTACTTTTGGTTTATTTGTCGATACTAGGGCCGTTTTAGGTATCAACCAGGCCAAGTGAGAGCATTTGGTATGCTTGCTGGAGGCTCTGGGATTACACCAATGTTCCAGGTTTATAACAtctacatttatattaatatatgggTTTCAAATTGATGAATGTTTTTAATAACCAAATTATGATCAGCACATTTTTTTGGCTTTACTGTATAGGTTGCCAGAGCAATCTTGGAGAACCCTAATGACAAAACAAAGCTGCATCTGATCTATGCTAATGTTACGGTTGATGACATTCTACTAAAGGTAATTTGTGTAACTTTCTTTCCGTGTTATTAAAAAGCAGCCATGGCGTGGCAGGGTTTGGCTAAACGCCACCGGAACTACATGTTGTGTTTGTTTCCTGTGGCAGAGTATATAGCTGACCATGCCCGTGACACCATGGCGGTTATGATGGCCATTATCTCACATTCTACCCATAACCCACAACTCGACCCATTAACCCAAATCCTATCGATGATCAAATCCAATTTGAGCTTCCATTATCTTAATTGCATATGGACTAAGGATCTTTCATGAATCCCTTGTGGTCGAAATGTCGGATAAATTTGGTGAACAAAAATCTTGTTCTGGTAGCTGCAGACAGCAATATAAGGGAGAACTTAGTTGAATCATTATTGTTCTAGTTTTTGGGGATTTTCATTTTACAGATATTTGGGGGTTgtataaaataacataactTAGTTATGTGAGTATTTTAGGATCCATTAATAATTGTAGTTTCTTGCTGCAGGATGAAATCAATGGTCTTGCCAAAAACTATCCTGATCAGTTCCAAGTTTACTATGTGCTGAACCAGGCAAGTTTACCCTCTAAATTCTAGCATGAGGCAATCTGAGCAACTACACTTTTATCTATATCAATTTCTGCACTTCCCCTTATACTATATCCCAATTAATAATGGTTGTTATTTGTTCAAAAATTATTCTTTAGCCTCCTGAAGTATGGAACGGTGGAGTTGGTTTTGTGTCGAAAGAAATGATCCAGGCGCACTGCCCTCCTCCCGCCTCTGACATTAAGGTTTGAATTTAGTCACACAAATAtattagaaaaggaaaaataggTATCAACTTTGATGCGCCATTTTTGTTACTGCGATTATGCAGATTCTGAGATGTGGTCCGCCTCCAATGAACAAGGCCATGGCTGCTCATCTCGAGGCACTTGAATACTCGGCTGAGATGCAGTTCCAGTTCTAACTTTCCACCCGGTTTTGTTGAAACttgattttatctttttcttggGGGAAATTACTCTCGATGTAAAgatttccccctttttttttatttaaatgctAAGAACTTGTAAGCCGTTTTTCCTTGCATTCAAATAAGATGAGTTAAGTCATTAGGTCGATTCATCTGAAGTATTTTCCGATGTGAGCCTCGTTAGGACGTGAACTCAGAGCCCAGGATACAAATTATAACACGAGCATCACACTCAGTTGAATAATGAGTTAATCACAAATTATTTGCAATAGTTTCTCAAAATGATTACCACAGATTAGTTCGAACAATAAGTCAGCGGATTGAGCAAAGCCGACATCATGACTTCGGACATGATGCTCTTCCAATATGTCATCGATTGTAGGGCCTTCAAGTATGTTAGTATTTGGAACAAGGTTTGGGGTCTTGATAAGTGGGTGGGTGGCACCCATAGCCGGTTCGCGACGTCATCCAATTAGGACGAAGGCAGTGAAAGTTAACCGACAGAGCAGCCAAGTGGACCCCAAGCTCCCCATGACGCTGAGGATGCCCTAGCACTTTCCAATGACTGGGGTTGGAAGATTCGGATATTCCATGACATTTTAAATGGGTTTATATCtgatgaaaaacaaaacaaatttcttTAGAATGGGCTTAGGCTAAATAATACTGtagttattttttgaatttattggtATTCAATCGATATCATTAGTGAAATTCAGTTAATAGaattattaacataatttcatttcttagtTCGCgaataataaa
The nucleotide sequence above comes from Salvia hispanica cultivar TCC Black 2014 chromosome 5, UniMelb_Shisp_WGS_1.0, whole genome shotgun sequence. Encoded proteins:
- the LOC125186933 gene encoding NADH--cytochrome b5 reductase 1-like, whose translation is MDFLATSEGQLVVGVAVGLIAIAAAYFLLSSNKPKVCLDAENFKEFKLVKKTQISHNVAKFRFSLPTPTSVLGLPIGQHISCRGKDSQGEEVIKPYTPTTLDSDVGYFELVIKMYPQGRMSHHFREMKEGDFMAVKGPKGRFRYQPGQVRAFGMLAGGSGITPMFQVARAILENPNDKTKLHLIYANVTVDDILLKDEINGLAKNYPDQFQVYYVLNQPPEVWNGGVGFVSKEMIQAHCPPPASDIKILRCGPPPMNKAMAAHLEALEYSAEMQFQF